GCTCGATCGCGGACGCCTCGATGGAGATCATCGACCTTAAGGGTGCGCTCCTGGCCCCCGGATTTGTCGATTCCCACGTCCATCTCACGGAAACCGGGATTGCCCTGGACTCGCTGCAGCTCGGCGACGTCCGCTCTGCCCGGGAACTGCTCGACGCCGTCGCCGGTTCCACAGCCAACGGCACAGTGCTCGGCCACGGCTGGGACGACACCCAGTGGACGGACTCAGCACTGCCTTCCCGCGAAGAATTGGAACGTGCCGCCGGGGGACGGGACGTCTACCTGTCCCGTGTTGACGTGCACTCGGCAATCGTCTCCTCCTCGTTGGCGGCAACCGCCGGTCTGCACGGGAGGGACGGTTTTGGCGAGGGCAGCCAGGTCAAGCGCGCGGCGCACACCGCCGCCCGGCTCGCTGCCCGTCAACTGCCGGCCGCCGCCTTGCGCGGCTACCAGCGGCGGGCGCTCACCGAGGCAGCGGCCAACGGCTATGTCGCCGTGGCGGAAATGGCCGCGCCGCATATTGGCAGTATCGAGGACCTGCAGCTCGCCGCGGCCTGGAACTCGGGCGCAGACGCCGTTCCGGAGGTCCTGCCCTACTGGGGTGAACTGGCAACCTCGGCAGACCAGGCCCGGTCTCTGCTCGACAGCCTGGGCGTGCCGGTACTCGGGCTGGCAGGGGACCTGAACATGGACGGCTCCATCGGTTCGCGGACCGCGGCACTGCGGGCGGACTACAGTGACGCCCCAGGCGAACGCGGGAGCCTTTATCTGTCGGTCGCGGAAGCCGCCGCGCACCTGTCCGTATGCTCGCTGTTGGGCATCCAGGCGGGCTTCCACGTCATTGGCGACGCCGGTCTGGATGCGGCGCTGGAGGCCCTGGACCTGGCGGCGGCAGACGTCGGTGAACAACGGGTCCGGGCAGCGGGCCACCGTCTCGAACATGTCGAGCTCGCTGACGCCGACTCCATCCGCAGGCTGGCGGCCTACTCGGTGACGGTCAGCGTCCAGCCCGGCTTTGATGCTTCATGGGGCGGCGGGGACGGTCTCTACCAGCAGCGCCTCGGGTCCCGGCGGGACGGCATGAATCCTTTTGCATCCTTCTACGCCGCGGGTGTGCCGATCTGCTTTGGCAGTGACAGTCCGGTCACTGCGATGCGGCCCTGGGCAAGCGTCCGGGCCTGCCTGCAGCACAACAACCCCGCGGAGCAGATCTCGGCCCGCGCGGCGTTCCTCGGCCACACCCGGGCAGGCTGGCGCGCCGCCCGGTATCGCAACCCGATGGCCGGCCAGCTGGTACCTGGCGCCCCGGCCAGCTTCGCAGTCTGGGAAGTAGAGGAACTTATGGTGCAGGTAGCTGACGGCCGGGTCCAGTCCTGGAGCACGGACCCCCGCGCCAGGACGCCGCTGCTGCCTGCCCTGGATACCGGCTCCGAGCCGGTCTGCCTGCAGACAGTCAAGGACGGCCGCGAACTATATTCCAGCGGCTCGCTGCGAGGCTGACCGACTGCGGATCCGGCCGCTGCCAGCGGAAAATTCGAGCCCCGACAAGCCCGCCTGACCTGCGGCAACGGATAAACCGGCAGGTCAGGAAGCGGTTGACAGATCGGGGCCGGCCCGTAGCATTGAGGGTCAACGGAGGGTTGCGTACGCCGCAGACTCCGGACGTCCCCCGGTCATTTCCAGGTTGCCGCAAGCCGGCAGCTGACTTGGTCATGGCCACGGGTACCACAGGGGGCAGGTCCACTTCGCAGCAGAAAACGGTTTCTGCGGCCCTATCCGCTGGCCGCCGCAACTGGCCCGAAGCGGGTGGATCTGCCCCGGGACCTGCCGCGGACCCAGCGGGCCCGGTGACTGCCTATAATGGAGAGTTGCGCCTGGTGTCAGTTCTGAAGTGACTGGCCGGGCGTTTGACCGCTCCCTCCAAGGAAAGGCCTCGCTGTGCGTGTCCTCACGATCATCCCGACCTACAACGAGCTGGAATCGTTGCCCAAGACTCTCGGGCGCCTGCGCACGGCTGTGCCTGGCTCCGACGTCCTGGTTGTCGACGACAACAGCCCCGACGGCACCGGGCAGCTTGCGGACCGCTTTGCCGCTGAGGACAGCCAGGTCCACGTCCTGCACCGAGCGGGAAAGGCCGGACTGGGCGCAGCGTACATCGCCGGGTTCAAATGGGGCCTCGCCGCCGGTTACGACGTGCTCGTCGAAATGGATGCTGACGGTTCGCACCAGCCGGAGCAACTTCCGCAACTGCTCGAGGCCGTCGAACAAGGCGCCGACCTCGCCATGGGCTCGCGTTGGGTACCGGGCGGCAGCGTCGTCAACTGGCCGCTGTACCGGCAAGCCATCTCCCGGGTCGGCAGCACCTATGCCCGGCTCCTGCTGGGTTTGAAAATCAAGGATGTTACCGGCGGTTTCCGTGCGTTCCGGCGCAGCACCCTGGAGAAGCTGAACCTGGACGCGGTTGATTCCGTCGGCTACGGCTTCCAGGTGGACCTTGCCTGGCGCGTGGCCAAGCTGGGTCTGACAATTGTCGAACGGCCCATCACCTTCGTTGAACGCGAACTGGGCGCCTCGAAGATGAGCGGAAACATCGTGGTCGAAGCCATGATCAACGTCACCAAGTGGGGCCTGGCCGCACGCTGGAACACTTTGTCCGGCAAGCTTGGCAGCCACAAGCGCTAGCCCTCGCCCGTCCGGGGACAAAAAAGGGGCCGGCCTGCACCGTCTGTGACGGTGCGGGCCGGCCCCTTTGCTGTGCCTGGACTGCGGGTTCCTTAGGCGGAGCGCCGTTCGCCCCGGCGTTCGCGCAGGATCGTCAGGCGGTCTTCGAGGATCTGCTCAAGTTCCGGCAGGGAGCGACGTTCCAGGAGCATGTCCCAGTGCGTTCGAACGGCCTTTTCGTTGAGGTTCACCGGGCGTTCGCCATCAACGAGCAGGGCTTCTTTGCCTGTTTTGGAGACCCACACCGGGGGGATCTCGGCTTCGGAGGAGAAGGTCACAAAAACCTGCTCGCCGTCCGCGCACCGGTACTCGACCCGCTGGCGCGGAGCCGGCTCGACACCGGACTCGGTCTCCATGCTTTGGGCGCCAAGGCGCATACCCCGCAGGCTGCGATCGCTCATCTTTTCTCCCTCTATTCGGTTCGCAGGGTCAGGCCCTGCGTGAGCCGGGGGCTGTGGGGCCGCGCCGGACTACGGTTTGCATTGCGCATTCTCACAGGACCCTTAACGGATACAACGTCACTAAAGAAAACGCTTTGCGAAGCTTAAATGTTCCGCCGGACCGAACCGGCCGGACAAATATTTAAGTATACGCGAACGGGCCGTCCCCGGTAAAGCTTAGGGAACGGGCTGCCCTCGCGGGATGCGGAAAGGGGAGGCACCCGCCAGCGGCGGATACCTCCCCTTGACCGGGAACGCTTAGGGCTCTTGCCGGCCCTTGAGATCCACTCCGCCGTCGGCGGGGCCTCCCGCGGACGCTGCCGGTCCGGCGGTTTCGGCCTTGGCCGCGTCAGAATCAGGCCCAAAAAGCCCATCGTTGGCCTGGCCGTCCTTGCTTCCGCCGAGGGCGCTGCCGATACCTTTGAGCGCCTCGCCGACTTCACTCGGAATGATCCACAGCTTGTTCGCCGAGCCTTCGGCGATCTTCGGCAGGGTCTGCAGGTACTGGTAGGCCAGGAGCTTCTGGTCCGGGTTGCCCTTGTGGATCGCACCGAACACCTTTTGGATGGCCTGGGCTTCACCGTCGGCCCGAAGGATCGCCGCCTTGGCGTCGCCTTCGGCCTTCAGGATCGAGGACTGCCGCTGGCCTTCAGCGGTGAGGATGGCGGACTGCTTGGTGCCCTCCGCCGTCAGGATGGCGGCGCGCCGGTCCCGTTCGGCGCGCATCTGCTTCTCCATCGAATCCTGGATGGAGTGCGGCGGATCAATCGCCTTGAGCTCCACCCGCGAGACACGGATGCCCCAGCGGCCGGTCGCCTCGTCCAGCACACCGCGGAGTTGGCCGTTGATCTGATCACGTGAGGTGAGGGCTTCTTCGAGGTTCAGGCCGCCCACAACGTTTCGGAGCGTCGTGGTGGTGAGCTGTTCGACGGCCTGGATGTAGTTCGCGATCTCGTACGTGGCTGCCCGCGCATCGGTGACCTGGAAGTAGACCACCGTGTCGATCGAAACGACGAGGTTGTCCTCGGTGATCACCGGCTGCGGCGGGAAAGAGACCACCTGTTCACGCAGGTCAAGCAGCGGCAGCAGCCGGTCCACAAACGGGATCAGGATCGTAAGGCCGGGGTTCAGCGTCCGCTGGTACTTGCCCAGCCGTTCGACGACGCCGGCCCGTGCCTGCGGGACAATCCGAACCGACCGGACCAGCACTATTATTACGAACGCAACGAGCACCAGCAGCACGATTGCGACTGCGATATCCATACTTCACCTATTCCCCAGATTTGGTCTTGCCATGGTGTGCGGCGGAGTCCCGCCGCGTCCCCGGCGCCGGTGACGGCCGCCGGAATTCTTGCTTCGGCTACTGGACGGCAGTTTCCTGCTGCGGGGCGACGACGGCAGTAGCGCCGTCGATGGCTCTGACAATTACGTGCTGGCCAGCGGCCAGCATGCCGGTCTCGGAGCGGGCGCTCCAGACGTCGCCGCCAATTTTAACCAGGCCGCCGCTGGCGCTGACCGGCTCCATGACCAGCGCGGATTCACCGATCAGCCTTTCGACGTTGCTCCGAAGGTCGTCCGGACCCTTGCGGAGGTGCTTGAGCGCGACGGGCCGGACGAAGCCGATCATCAGCAGCGACACGACGCAGAACGCCACGATTTGCAGGCCCAGGTCGGCCCCCGCGAATGCTGCCACCAGTCCGGCCAGAGCGCCACCGCCAAGCATGATAAAAAAGAGGTCCAGAGTGAGCATCTCTACCACGGCAAAAACCAGGAACACCGTGAGCCACAGCGCCCACCAGTTTTCGGCTAGCCAGTCCAGCATCATTCCCCCTTCGCCCCAGGGGCTGCAGGCGCAGACCCTCAGTTACTCTCATTCCATCCTAAGCCGATAGGCAAGCCGTGCGGAGGGCCGCAGAAATCAGTTTGCGAAAGTGGCCAAGTCGTTATCTGCGGCTTTGGCGCGCGGCTCAAAGACACTGATCCGGAACCGGGCAGAGACGGCTGTGCGCGGCGGCAGCCCGGCCGCGAAGGCCAGCAGGGCATCCCGGTTCAGATGGTGCCCGGCGGGGCCCATCAGGGCCAGCCGAAGGACGTCGTCCGGGGAGAGCAGCAGCGGCACATCCAGATCGTCGGTGGAGAGCGTCGAAAAGTGTCCTTCGAGTGAGGCCGCGAGCCGTTCGTCCTTTGTCGGCTCGATCCCAAGCATGCCGGACTGGCCTGCCACCTCTTGGAGATGTCCCGGCCGCGGAGTCACCACAATCAACCGGCCGACAGGGCGCAGCACCCGGACAAACTCATTTGGGTTGCGCGGCGCGAAGACCACAGTGATGACATCGACGCTGCCGTCACCCAGCGGCAGCGGCTGCCACACGTCGCTGACGAGGTTTACCGCCTCGGGGTTCAGTTTCGCGGCCCTGCGGAGGGCGAACTTAGAGATGTCCAGGCCGATCGCCCGGGCGGGCGTCCGGTCCAGCGCGGCCTGGTCCAGCACAGCCCGGAGATAGTGGCCGGTGCCCGTTCCTGCGTCCAGCACAACCGGAGGCGTTTGCGGGTCAACGCCTGCGAGGAAGCGGGCGGACAGTTCCGCCACGGCATCCGCGAGCGGACGGTAGTGGCCGGCGCCGAGGAATTCGAAGCGCGCCGCCACCATGTCGGCCGAATCGGCTTCGAATACGGTGCCTTTACCAACGAGGAAGTTGAAGTACCCCTGCTTCGCGGCGTCGAAGCTGTGCCCGGCAGGACACTTCAGGGCCGGCACGCCAGGTCCGCCGGGAGCCAGCCGGGCCCGGCAGACCGGGCAGAGCAGCAAGTCGGGGGAAACGGGGGGCATACTGTCCATCCTAGGTGGCCGGTCCGCGGCGGCGGCGTTCCAGAACGGCACAGCGCCGCCGACGTGAGCTATTTCACTGCCGGGGAAACTGGGGCTAGGCTCGCACACGTGAAATCCGAACATCTGCCGCTGCTGAATTCCGTGTCCGCCCCTGCCGTGCATCCAGACGGCGGGCACGCCGTGGTCTCCGTGATCCGGCCCGATTTCGATGCCGACGCCTACGTTGGGCAACTCTGGACGGTGCCGCTGGGACCGGGTCAGGCTCCGCGCCGCCTGACCCGCGGATTCCGCGACACCGCTCCGGACTTCTCACCGGACGGACAGATGCTGGCCTTCCTGCGCGCCGCGGACGGTGGAAAACCTCAACTCCACATTGTCGAGGCCGGCGGCGGGGAACCGCTGCCAGTCACCGGCGCACCGCTGGGAGTGTCCCAGTTTGCCTGGTCGCCGGACTCCCGGCAAATTGTCTACGGGGCCAGAACCCCGGAAAACGGCCGCTACGGCAGCACCCCCGGGGTATCCGCCGGCAGCGAGGACGCCCGGCTGATCACCGACTACAAGTACCGCATGAACGGCGTCGGATACACTGCGGACCAGCCAGTGCAGCTCTTCCTGGTCGAAGTGCCCGATCTTGGCGCTGAACCCAAGGTGGTGCCAACGGGCCGGGCTTTGAAGTCCGGCACCGCAGTTGCCGACGGCGGCACACCCGGTGTTGGTCTCCCGGCCGCACGGCAACTAACCACGGCTGCCACAGACCACACCGGTGCGGGTTTCAGCGCCGACGGGCTGGCAATCTATTTTGTCGCGGCCCTGCATCGTGGCAGCGACGCCGACCTTGCGAGCGGCATCTACCGCCTGGACACCGGCGACGGCACCGGGGGAGCCGAGCCGCTGGCCGTGGTACCGGAGAACACCGGCCGGCAGGACGTGCACGCCGTCCGCGCGTCGCCGGACGGACACCGGCTGTTTTTCCTCGCCCAGGAATTGGGCGCCTCGGGCCTGGACTTCGTGGCACGCAACACCGCTCTTTACGTGCTGCCGGCCGGCGGCGGCGACGCCACCCGGCTGAGCGACGCCGAGACGATGGACCTGAGCTGCAACGGCAGGATCGAACTGTCCGGCCCTGACGCGGTGCTGCTGCTCAATACTGTCTGCGGAACGGTCGAAGTGATCGAGTTCCACGCCTCCGGGAAGCACCAGGTGCTGGTTAGCGGAAAACGGGTGGCCACCGGCGCCGCGGCGTCGGGCGGCTCGCTGGTGGTCAGTTTCACGGACGCGGCGACGGCGGGGGACACTGCTGTGCTTGCGGGCGGACAGCTCCGGATCCTGACCGATTTCTCCGCGGCGCTGCGTTCCGGCCCCGGAATCATCAAGCCTCTGGAGTTCACAGTCCCCTCAGCAGACGGCTACCCCGTCCACGGCTGGCTTGTGCAGCCGCCGGGGCGCGGACCGCACCCGGTGCTGCTGAACATCCACGGCGGCCCGTTCGCCCAGTTCACCGGCGCGCTGTTCGACGAAGCACAGGTCTACGCCGCGGCGGGCTACGCGGTCCTGATGTGCAACCCCCGCGGTTCCGCCGGCTACGGACAAGACCACGGACGGGCCATCAAGGAAAAGATGGGAACCCTTGACATGCAGGACGTCCTGGCCTTCCTCGACGGCGCGCTCAGCACGTTCGAGGAGCTCGATGCCGGGGCGCTCGGCATTATGGGCGGGTCCTACGGCGGCTACCTCACCGCGTGGACCATCAGCCACGACCACCGCTTCAAAGCCGCCATTGTGGAGCGTGGATTCCTCGATCCCGTGAGCTTCGTCGGCTCCTCGGACATCGGCTGGTTCTTCGGCGGGGAGTACACCGGGCGCGCGGCCGAACAGATGGCGGCGCAAAGCCCGATGTCCCGGGTGGACCGGGTGCGCACCGCCTCGCTTGTGATCCACAGCGAGGAGGACCTCCGGTGTCCGGTGGAGCAGGGCCAGCGGTACTTCACGGCGCTCAAACAGCACGGTGTGGAGGCCGCCTTCCTCGTCTTCCCGGGGGAGAACCATGAGCTCTCACGCACCGGAACACCGCACCACCGCAAGCAGCGTTTCGACCAGATCCTGCGGTGGTGGGCCCGGTACCTCCCCACGGCGGCCAATCCGGCCCCGGCGGACGTCAAGGCTGACGGCACCGCGGACGGCCCCGGCGGACGTCAAGGCTGACGGCACCGGCTCATGTCAAGGCTGACGGCCAGCCGGCCTTCAGTCGGAGTTCAGTCGGCGCTATCGCCCGGAAGGAAGCCGAGTTCCCGGCGGGCGAGACTGATGTCGGGCTGCGCCCAGCGTGCGGAATACTCGGCGTTGCTGCTGATCGAGCGCAGTTCGGCACGGTCAAGGTAGAGGATGCCGTGCACGTGGTCAGTTTCGTGCTGGACGATCCGTGCCTGCCAGCCACTGAATTCCCGCTGCTGCCGGCTGCCGTCCGCTGCGGTGAAGTCGAGCCGAACCCGTTCGGGCCGGTTGACTGCGGCCTGAAGTCCGTGCAGCGACAGGCAGCCTTCGTAAAAGGCCACTGTGGTGCCGCCAAGTGGCTGGTAGCTCGGGTTGAGCATGGCAAAAAAGGGCAACGGCTCCCGTCCGCGGACAGCGGCGACGTCGGGATCGACGTCGAACTGGTCCTCGAGAACCGCGAGCTGCAGCGGGACGCCAAGCTGTGGTGCTGCCAGGCCCACGCCGGGTGCCTTATGCATAACGCTGCGCATCAGGTCGATCAACTGGCCCAGCTCGGCGTCACTCACCTGGCCGCTGAACGGCGCGGCGAGCTGCCTGAGCACCGGATGCCCGGCCTGGACAATGCCCGGAAGCACCCCGGCGGACAGTAGCTGCTGGACAGTTTCATGGATGCGGGCGGCGCTGAAGTCAGTGGGCTTGGCGTCGGAATACATGCCAACAGACTACTTGCGTCCGCAGGCGGCCGTAATAAAGTCGTAGATGCGTCCACGCAGCAGCGCGCCGGCGTCAACTTTCAAGACTCCCTCCCGTCCCCCCGAAGAGACACGGAGGGGGAGCAAAGTGCCCACTTTATCTTCAGCGACGGCGTGCGGATCGCAGCGTGCGGGTCGGATCACCAGCCGGAATTGCTGGCCGGCACCACCGGCGCTGATCGAGACAGAGCGCGGCCAGGGGTGGCTCGGGTCCTCGTCGAGCAGGGTTGTCCCGTCGATCCGGTCGATGGTCAGGCTTCCGAGCGAGCCGGGGTTCACGGCGCCCGGGACGCTGCGCGGTGTGACGTCAAGGCGCAGGACGGCGCTCTTGGCGTCAGCGGAGACCTCAAGTTCCGTTTCCAACCGGAGGTCAGCGACCGCACCGGCGGCCTGGGCAAGACACATTTCCGCGTTGTTCCGGTCCATCACGCCGTAGGGGTCGCCGGCGGTGACCGTCGAGGTGTGAACTGCTCCGCCGGCAACGGCCAGGCCCAGTGAAACATCCGGTCCCGCGCCCGGCGGCAGGGTCCGGATTCCGCAGTCCGGGGCACGCAGTTGGGCTGGCAGGATCTTGGTCTGGCCCGGTGGAATTTCGATTCCGCCGGGGGCTGCCTGCCACGGGATCGTGCCGGAAAAGAGCGGGCTGGCAACCCCTGCGCTGAGCACGGTCACCGGACCGTCGGTGTTGTTCGTGAGTTGCACGGCAATGATCTGCCGGCTGTAGTTGTCGCGGAGCTGGTTGATCTCGACAGTGATGGGTAAGGCGGCAGCCGACGTTGGTGGTGCGTTGACGGGACCGACGGGGCGGGTGGCGCCCGCGCTGCATGAGGCCGTCAGCGCAAGGCACACCATGGCCGCGGCACGCCTACACACCGGAATCCGATGGTTTTCGCCGGCAGGGCGCCGCACGAGCGGAAGAAGTCGGCCCATAGAATCAGTGTATTCCGGCCGCGGGCCGGTGCGGCGGCGCCTCGCGGCCGTCATCGGCTAGTCTCGTTGCCATGACGTCACCGACCCCCCTGGAATCTGTCCTGAACTTCCTGCGGGCTATTGAGGCCAACGGCGGCCCGGCGGAGATCGCCCCGCTTCTCGCCGAAGACTATACGCTGAGCGAGGCACCGCATCTGCTGGCACCGGCAGGTGCCGCGAGGAACCGCGACGAGGCCTTGGCCGGGGCCGCGGCAGCCCATCAAGTCGTCTCGGGGCAGTGCTTCTTGGTTCGCCGCACAACCTGCGAAGGGACCCGGGTGGTGCTGGAAGCCGACTGGAGCGCCACCTTGCTGATGGACCTGCCGCACTGGAACAGCGGCGAGGTCATCCGGGCCAGGATCGCTGCCGTCTTTGAGGTCCGGGACGGCACGATTGTCAGCCAAGACAGTTACGACTGCTACTTCACCCCGGCCTGAGTTACGCTCTCCGGCGTCCTGCCGGGTCGTCGCGGCGGGCGGGCCCTCACTGCATGGTGAACCGGCGGGCCACAAAGTTCTTTACGGCGGGCACGGCAGCGGCCGCCGCAATCGCGCGGTTCCGCGCAGACCATGGCACCGCCGGCAGCGGCCGCCCCAGCGCCATGTTGATCTCGGCCTGGCGGGCTGCCCGGGCGGCCGCAGCAATACGTCCGGCCTCGAAGGACCGCAACTGCGCACCCACGTCCGCGCCCGCCAGCGCCGCCAGCACAAGGGGAGCCAGCGCCGCGGCGTCGAGCCAGCCCAGGTTCATGCCCTGACCGCCGATCGGGCTGATCTCGTGGGCGGCGTCACCGATCAGGATTGTGCGGCCGGCCACCATGGTGCGGACCAGGCGGGTACGCACGCCAAATCGGCTCAGCATACTGTGGCCCGAGGGATCGACGTCGATCCCGGTCCGCTGCCTGACCAGCTGCACCAGCCCGGCGGCGTCCGTGCCGTTCCCGGAGCCCGTCACGCGCACTACCCAGCGGCGTAACGACCCCGGCAGCGGGAAGGACTCCACGATTCCCGCGGATTCCAGGAACAGGGCGGCATCCGCACCGAACCCTGTGGTGTCGGCAAAGTCGCCCATCAGGTAGCTGTCCGGATAGTCCCTCGCCCGGACAGCCGTGCCGAGCTGCGCACGGACTGTGGACCGGACGCCGTCGGCGGCAATAACAAAGGACGCCGAGTAGCGGCGGACCGATCCCGCTGCGGTGGCGTCGGCTGCGACCAGGCCGCCGTCCTCGTGCAATCCCGTGAGCTGGACCCCGCGGTGGAGGGCTGCGGGGTCCAGCTGCCGGACGCGGTGTTCCAGGATGGCCTCCGTCCTGGCCTGCGGCAGGGAGAGGACAAACGGATAGCTGTCCGAAACCCCGGCGAACGACATCCGTGCGAGTGTCCGGCCGCCGCCGAGGGCGACGCCGTTCCGGATCGGCACCCCTTCGGCCGCCAGGACTGCTGCCACACCGACCCCGTCGAGCGCGTCCAACGAGGGGGGATGGATGCCGATCGCCCGGGAGTGCGGTTCCGGGACTGCCCGACGTTCCAGGATCCGAACGCTGGCTCCCCGCTGGAGCAGCAGCGCGGCCATAAACAGGCCCACCGGGCCACCGCCGACCACAAGAACATCAACCACCGGCGGGAACCGCCTCACGGATCAGCAAGTTCCGGAAAGGGGCCCGGCTGAGGACAGTCCAGCCGGGCGGAACTGCCTTGCGCAATTCTGCTGCGGTGTAGCTGCGGCGGATGGAGGTGAGGCCGTCGGGCCTGATGTACGAGCCGGCAAACGGCCAGGACCCGGCAAAAAAGAGCCCGTACGCGGCCGCGCTGCGCCGGAGATCGTTGTGGATGACGGTGCCGTGGCTGAGCGCGGCGGACTCGGCGAGGAACACCGGAAGCTCATGCTCGGCCACGTGGTGGAGCACATGGTTGGACACGACCAGGTCAAAGCTGAGGCCTTCGAAGCCCAGCTCCGCAGCTGTGCAGCTGCGGAACTTCACGCCAGTGGACGAATGGCGTTCCGCGGCGAAGCGGCCGGCGCGGGGATCCGGATCAATAGCAGTGATCTCCAGGCGGAGGCCGTCTCTGGCCGCCCAGCGGGAAAGCATCACCGGCACGTCGCCGCCGCCGCAGCCAATGTCCAGCAGGGTGGCAGGGACGCCGGGGCGCAGGCGCGGCCGGAGCTGGCGAAGGTAGAGGCTGCGCCAGCCGGAGACGGCGCGGTTCACCAGGGCGAACTGGGCATAGGTGCGCTCCAGCCGGGCAGGGTCACAGTCGGGCAGGTCCATTTCCTCGACGGCGTGTGCCGCCCGTGCACGCAGGCTCAGCACCGAAACTCAGGCCAGGGCAGATTCCGGCTGCGGGGACCCGGCACCGACCGATTCCGCGGTCTGTACCGGGTCCCCGCCGCGCTTGGGAGCACCGCGCTGGACACTGCCGAGCTTCGTGAAGAGTGCGGA
This genomic window from Arthrobacter sp. EM1 contains:
- a CDS encoding S9 family peptidase → MKSEHLPLLNSVSAPAVHPDGGHAVVSVIRPDFDADAYVGQLWTVPLGPGQAPRRLTRGFRDTAPDFSPDGQMLAFLRAADGGKPQLHIVEAGGGEPLPVTGAPLGVSQFAWSPDSRQIVYGARTPENGRYGSTPGVSAGSEDARLITDYKYRMNGVGYTADQPVQLFLVEVPDLGAEPKVVPTGRALKSGTAVADGGTPGVGLPAARQLTTAATDHTGAGFSADGLAIYFVAALHRGSDADLASGIYRLDTGDGTGGAEPLAVVPENTGRQDVHAVRASPDGHRLFFLAQELGASGLDFVARNTALYVLPAGGGDATRLSDAETMDLSCNGRIELSGPDAVLLLNTVCGTVEVIEFHASGKHQVLVSGKRVATGAAASGGSLVVSFTDAATAGDTAVLAGGQLRILTDFSAALRSGPGIIKPLEFTVPSADGYPVHGWLVQPPGRGPHPVLLNIHGGPFAQFTGALFDEAQVYAAAGYAVLMCNPRGSAGYGQDHGRAIKEKMGTLDMQDVLAFLDGALSTFEELDAGALGIMGGSYGGYLTAWTISHDHRFKAAIVERGFLDPVSFVGSSDIGWFFGGEYTGRAAEQMAAQSPMSRVDRVRTASLVIHSEEDLRCPVEQGQRYFTALKQHGVEAAFLVFPGENHELSRTGTPHHRKQRFDQILRWWARYLPTAANPAPADVKADGTADGPGGRQG
- a CDS encoding methyltransferase domain-containing protein, with translation MPPVSPDLLLCPVCRARLAPGGPGVPALKCPAGHSFDAAKQGYFNFLVGKGTVFEADSADMVAARFEFLGAGHYRPLADAVAELSARFLAGVDPQTPPVVLDAGTGTGHYLRAVLDQAALDRTPARAIGLDISKFALRRAAKLNPEAVNLVSDVWQPLPLGDGSVDVITVVFAPRNPNEFVRVLRPVGRLIVVTPRPGHLQEVAGQSGMLGIEPTKDERLAASLEGHFSTLSTDDLDVPLLLSPDDVLRLALMGPAGHHLNRDALLAFAAGLPPRTAVSARFRISVFEPRAKAADNDLATFAN
- a CDS encoding FAD-dependent monooxygenase; its protein translation is MVDVLVVGGGPVGLFMAALLLQRGASVRILERRAVPEPHSRAIGIHPPSLDALDGVGVAAVLAAEGVPIRNGVALGGGRTLARMSFAGVSDSYPFVLSLPQARTEAILEHRVRQLDPAALHRGVQLTGLHEDGGLVAADATAAGSVRRYSASFVIAADGVRSTVRAQLGTAVRARDYPDSYLMGDFADTTGFGADAALFLESAGIVESFPLPGSLRRWVVRVTGSGNGTDAAGLVQLVRQRTGIDVDPSGHSMLSRFGVRTRLVRTMVAGRTILIGDAAHEISPIGGQGMNLGWLDAAALAPLVLAALAGADVGAQLRSFEAGRIAAAARAARQAEINMALGRPLPAVPWSARNRAIAAAAAVPAVKNFVARRFTMQ
- a CDS encoding RNA polymerase-binding protein RbpA codes for the protein MSDRSLRGMRLGAQSMETESGVEPAPRQRVEYRCADGEQVFVTFSSEAEIPPVWVSKTGKEALLVDGERPVNLNEKAVRTHWDMLLERRSLPELEQILEDRLTILRERRGERRSA
- a CDS encoding polyprenol monophosphomannose synthase codes for the protein MRVLTIIPTYNELESLPKTLGRLRTAVPGSDVLVVDDNSPDGTGQLADRFAAEDSQVHVLHRAGKAGLGAAYIAGFKWGLAAGYDVLVEMDADGSHQPEQLPQLLEAVEQGADLAMGSRWVPGGSVVNWPLYRQAISRVGSTYARLLLGLKIKDVTGGFRAFRRSTLEKLNLDAVDSVGYGFQVDLAWRVAKLGLTIVERPITFVERELGASKMSGNIVVEAMINVTKWGLAARWNTLSGKLGSHKR
- a CDS encoding SPFH domain-containing protein, producing the protein MDIAVAIVLLVLVAFVIIVLVRSVRIVPQARAGVVERLGKYQRTLNPGLTILIPFVDRLLPLLDLREQVVSFPPQPVITEDNLVVSIDTVVYFQVTDARAATYEIANYIQAVEQLTTTTLRNVVGGLNLEEALTSRDQINGQLRGVLDEATGRWGIRVSRVELKAIDPPHSIQDSMEKQMRAERDRRAAILTAEGTKQSAILTAEGQRQSSILKAEGDAKAAILRADGEAQAIQKVFGAIHKGNPDQKLLAYQYLQTLPKIAEGSANKLWIIPSEVGEALKGIGSALGGSKDGQANDGLFGPDSDAAKAETAGPAASAGGPADGGVDLKGRQEP
- a CDS encoding peptide deformylase codes for the protein MYSDAKPTDFSAARIHETVQQLLSAGVLPGIVQAGHPVLRQLAAPFSGQVSDAELGQLIDLMRSVMHKAPGVGLAAPQLGVPLQLAVLEDQFDVDPDVAAVRGREPLPFFAMLNPSYQPLGGTTVAFYEGCLSLHGLQAAVNRPERVRLDFTAADGSRQQREFSGWQARIVQHETDHVHGILYLDRAELRSISSNAEYSARWAQPDISLARRELGFLPGDSAD
- a CDS encoding NfeD family protein; this encodes MLDWLAENWWALWLTVFLVFAVVEMLTLDLFFIMLGGGALAGLVAAFAGADLGLQIVAFCVVSLLMIGFVRPVALKHLRKGPDDLRSNVERLIGESALVMEPVSASGGLVKIGGDVWSARSETGMLAAGQHVIVRAIDGATAVVAPQQETAVQ
- a CDS encoding nuclear transport factor 2 family protein, producing the protein MTSPTPLESVLNFLRAIEANGGPAEIAPLLAEDYTLSEAPHLLAPAGAARNRDEALAGAAAAHQVVSGQCFLVRRTTCEGTRVVLEADWSATLLMDLPHWNSGEVIRARIAAVFEVRDGTIVSQDSYDCYFTPA
- a CDS encoding amidohydrolase family protein; the protein is MTDSPAIPAHHKVTLYRNGSVYTAADPFATALLVDGDTVAWVGSEQAAGSIADASMEIIDLKGALLAPGFVDSHVHLTETGIALDSLQLGDVRSARELLDAVAGSTANGTVLGHGWDDTQWTDSALPSREELERAAGGRDVYLSRVDVHSAIVSSSLAATAGLHGRDGFGEGSQVKRAAHTAARLAARQLPAAALRGYQRRALTEAAANGYVAVAEMAAPHIGSIEDLQLAAAWNSGADAVPEVLPYWGELATSADQARSLLDSLGVPVLGLAGDLNMDGSIGSRTAALRADYSDAPGERGSLYLSVAEAAAHLSVCSLLGIQAGFHVIGDAGLDAALEALDLAAADVGEQRVRAAGHRLEHVELADADSIRRLAAYSVTVSVQPGFDASWGGGDGLYQQRLGSRRDGMNPFASFYAAGVPICFGSDSPVTAMRPWASVRACLQHNNPAEQISARAAFLGHTRAGWRAARYRNPMAGQLVPGAPASFAVWEVEELMVQVADGRVQSWSTDPRARTPLLPALDTGSEPVCLQTVKDGRELYSSGSLRG